GGCCGGCGACTGACCCTGAAATGCATCATTCGCACAATCAAGCCGGTGCTTCAGATACTTCGACCTGTCACGAAAAAGGGACGACGAGGTACAATGCACCGTCCGGGCTTTTGCGACACGTTCATCGAGAAACCCGTCATCCCCGTTATGTTTTTAGTGCCCGCTTTGGGTGCTCGGCACCGGCGTGTTGAGAAGCTGCTGCTCCCAAAGATACGCGATGCCGCTGCCGCCGAAGTGCTGGATGAGAATCTCGGTCAGCTCCTCTGCATGCTCGGTGCGGGCCCAATCGCGTTGCCATTCGCCAGTGAGCGCCATCACGGTCATCACGTTTGCGCCGGCCGCGATCATTCGCTGGATGGCAACTTCATGAGACTCCTTCGAAATCCCGCCCGACGCGTCGGTGATCACGGTCACGTCCCAGCCTTCGCCGGCGGCCTGGATGACAGGCATTGCGACGCAGACCTCGGTCCACAGGCCGGCGATGATCAGCTGCTTGCGGCCGGTCGCCTTGACGACGTTCACCACATTCTCGTCCTGCCAGGTGTTCACCCAGGTGCGATCGATGACTTCCTGGCCAGGGAACACGTCGGTGATCTGCTTAAAGAGAAGTCCACCGCGCGCCGCGATCACGCTGGTGAGAATGGTCGGAACATTGAAGGCTTTTGCCAGCTTCGCCAGCGCGGTCGTGTTGTTGACCACCATTTGAGGATCATGGCTGTTCAGGTTCGCCAGCTGGTAAGGCTGATGATCGATCAGGACGAGGACGGAATCTTCGGGGCGGAGAAGTGAGTCAAGG
This Rhizobium sullae DNA region includes the following protein-coding sequences:
- a CDS encoding hydrolase; this encodes MTFRNGLDSLLRPEDSVLVLIDHQPYQLANLNSHDPQMVVNNTTALAKLAKAFNVPTILTSVIAARGGLLFKQITDVFPGQEVIDRTWVNTWQDENVVNVVKATGRKQLIIAGLWTEVCVAMPVIQAAGEGWDVTVITDASGGISKESHEVAIQRMIAAGANVMTVMALTGEWQRDWARTEHAEELTEILIQHFGGSGIAYLWEQQLLNTPVPSTQSGH